The proteins below are encoded in one region of Carassius auratus strain Wakin linkage group LG44F, ASM336829v1, whole genome shotgun sequence:
- the LOC113068237 gene encoding uncharacterized protein LOC113068237 isoform X2: MTDPNTPLNSAEPQMQSEETQCTDISEQQESVQLRRSQRVKTLTEKGREMQDERIKGLQQRFNYNYEKWRTRAKASKLPLSQTEPLNKDILEDIIGDVRGLCADVTKVYEELRKLTPPDQESRRRVDLCVEISGFLVNKATSRLEGKEEQDWPEAGSLFQTVSNKSSSFNTTKNSNEHSHRSSIKRQEAAAEAAASQAVLKILEEQEMEQQEIERLEAEVRKKAVEQETLIRQKRLEREAEEAKFKAQQEAEYAALQRTLDEKKRKVLHLEKVKDLKAAQAKMQVYDQMSAVEAQKIDVTKINTEMKDAEHVSFPSLLKQVIPQAAATPTSDGTSDLVKVLASALSTSRIPVPEPTVFSGDSLSYSDWKLSFQTLIDQKNIPDKEKIFYLRRYVSGPAKRAVEGYFLLGTESAYAAAWKILDERYGNPFTIAKAFRDKLHAWPKITSRDSSELRDFADFLRSCEAATAHIKSLEILNDCNENQKILSKLPDWLAASWNRKVIEIEEQTNQFPTFSQFVEFLSREAKIACNPVTSLQSLKQCEPNKSDKPKLTKQKEIGVKTLMTTSQEKIQLVCVFCKKPKHSLHKCRSFLEKAVSDRVSFIKSERLCFGCLKPGHHSKSCTNRNICERCSKGHPTCLHEDRVKDKGEQRQPIANPNPSNERSSQSDRVQEQVTAMATTNQVASQENNTQTAAIIPVWLSSSTKHKEVLVYALLDSQSDTTFVLSEVAKLLETNQEPVKLELSTMSSQTTVVQSDRLQNLQVRGLYSSKIITLPPTYTREFIPANKAHIPTNETAKAWPHLEHLQSEIAPLQDCEVGLLIGYNCSQALLPREIVSGKEGEPYAQRTDLGWSIVGQTNHCLNYGDAIGISHRIIVKKVIPELKPSLKLQNKVHYVNRTTVKDITPSDIIKALEGDFSERAIEGNPVSQEDLKFLTKLKENITQNESGHYEMPLPFRDKRPTLPDNRICAMHRLKCLKRRLKKDKSYYNDYTNFMDDIISRGDAERVPDKELNNTPAWYIPHHGVYHPHKPGRIRVVFDASAKYQDTSLNDHLLTGPDLTNTLVGVLCRFRRSSVAFMCDIERMFHQFHVTKEDQDYLRFLWWEKGDLEASPSVYRMKVHLFGAASSPGCANFGLKHLAAQGQGQFKENTIHFIQRNFYVDDGLASVPTEREAIQLIKDSRELCSKGKLRLHKFVCNSERVMSTIPEEECATVKDLDLSLSLPRIERALGVEWCVTSDTFKFRVQVKLNPLTRRGVLSTVASIYDPLGFIAPFVLLGKQILQQMCKDKVGWDHELPEHLKPQWESWIKDLPSLANMQIQRCFIPTDFGQVKSYELHHFADASVNGYGACTYLRAINQSDQVHCCLVMAKSRVTPTSVTTIPRLELSAAVVAVRVSDLLRTELEIPYIAEFFWTDSTVVLGYINNDAKRFQVFVANRIQRIKSSTKPEQWAYVASEQNPADYVSRGLTAEQLKSSEWFEGPAFLWEKNIPDRDVKVGEIRENDPELRKASVYTINAKEEQTIFSRFEKFSEWSRLIRAFAILRRKVKEHKHDIQIIKESTTLEVRKQTELFIIKIVQEKVFAEEIKSLKSKKTVSKTTNNNLYKLSPFLDEEGILRVGGRLGQAVLHPHVKHPAILPKDSHISTLLIRHFHTKVQHQGRGMTMNELRANGWWILGSSRAVSSYIFKCVRCRKYRRKTEHQSMGDLPVERTESTPPFTYVGMDCFGPIYVKDGRKELKRYGLILTCLCSRAIHIEVVDDLSTDAFLNALRAFIPIRGNVRQLRCDRGTNFIGAQRELADLMKEMNQEKVKALGCEFLMIPPSASHMGGIWERQIRTIRSVLSAILDQSAKRLDSTSLRTLLYEVMAIVNSRPLSIEHLSDPTGPEPLTPNHILTMKSTIVQPPPGEFMKEDLYLQKRWRRVQYLANEFWIRWRKEYLLNLQPRQKWNVHRRNLKINDVVLLQDDMAPRNEWKLAKVTDVYPGTDNKVRKVRLLVSERTYDKHSKLVTKTVSLERPIHKVIVLLEAD; the protein is encoded by the exons ATGACTGATCCAAATACACCACTAAATAGTGCAGAACCCCAGATGCAGTCTGAAGAAACCCAATGTACTGATATTAGTGAGCAGCAAGAATCAGTACAACTTAGAAGAAGTCAGAGAGTGAAAACACTCACAGAAAAGGGAAGAGAAATGCAGGATGAGAGGATTAAAGGACTCCAGCAAAGATTTAACTACAACTATGAAAAGTGGAGAACACGTGCAAAAGCATCCAAGTTACCCCTCTCTCAAACAGAACCCTTGAATAAAGACATACTTGAAGATATTATTGGTGATGTTAGAGGTCTTTGTGCAGATGTCACAAAAGTTTATGAAGAGTTACGTAAGCTCACCCCACCGGATCAGGAGTCACGTCGCAGAGTAGATCTGTGTGTGGAGATCTCAGGTTTCCTCGTGAATAAAGCAACCAGCCGATTGGAAGGAAAAGAGGAACAAGATTGGCCAGAAGCAGGCTCCCTCTTTCAAACTGTAAGCAATAAGTCAAGCTCCTTCAACACCACTAAGAACTCAAATGAGCATTCACATAGATCCTCTATAAAACGTCAAGAAGCcgcagcagaagcagcagcgagtCAAGCtgttctcaaaatattagaagaACAAGAAATGGAACAGCAAGAAATAGAAAGACTAGAAGCTGAAGTCAGGAAAAAGGCAGTAGAACAAGAAACATTGATTAGACAAAAGCGcttagaaagaga AGCAGAAGAAGCAAAGTTTAAGGCTCAACAAGAAGCAGAGTATGCAGCTCTGCAGAGAACacttgatgaaaagaaaagaaaagtactgCACCTGGAAAAGGTCAAAGATCTAAAGGCAGCACAAGCAAAGATGCAGGTTTATGACCAAATGAGTGCAGTAGAAGCGCAAAAGATTGATGTAACAAAGATTAACACAGAAATGAAAGACGCTGAACATGTAAGCTTCCCATCTCTGCTTAAACAAGTTATACCCCAAGCTGCAGCCACTCCTACAAGTGATGGTACATCAGATCTTGTTAAAGTGCTAGCAAGTGCACTAAGTACTAGCCGTATCCCTGTTCCTGAACCTACTGTGTTTTCTGGGGATTCCTTAAGTTACAGTGACTGGAAGCTGTCATTTCAAACGCTGATAGACCAAAAAAATATCCCAGACAAGGAGAAAATATTCTACCTTCGGAGATATGTGAGTGGACCGGCTAAGAGAGCGGTTGAAGGATACTTCCTGCTTGGAACCGAATCTGCATATGCTGCTGCCTGGAAGATTCTGGATGAAAGATATGGAAATCCATTCACAATCGCGAAAGCCTTTAGAGACAAACTGCATGCATGGCCCAAAATTACCTCAAGAGACAGTTCCGAACTAAGAGACTTTGCAGATTTCTTGCGCAGTTGTGAAGCGGCTACAGCTCACATCAAGTCATTAGAGATCTTGAATGACTGCAATGAGAACCAAAAGATACTTTCCAAACTTCCAGACTGGCTTGCTGCCAGTTGGAACCGCAAGGTTATTGAAATTGAAGAACAAACAAATCAGTTTCCCACTTTCAGCCAGTTTGTTGAGTTTCTATCGAGAGAAGCCAAGATAGCCTGTAATCCTGTTACATCTTTACAGTCACTTAAACAATGTGAGCCTAACAAATCAGACAAACCGAAGCTtacaaaacagaaagaaattgGAGTTAAAACACTGATGACGACTTCACAAGAAAAGATACAACTGGTATGTGTATTCTGTAAGAAACCTAAGCACAGTTTACACAAATGCAGAAGTTTTCTGGAAAAGGCTGTGTCAGACAGAGTCAGCTTTATTAAGTCAGAAAGGCTATGTTTTGGTTGTCTCAAACCAGGCCATCATTCGAAGAGCTGTACCAACCGCAATATTTGTGAAAGGTGCAGTAAAGGGCATCCGACTTGTCTTCATGAAGATAGAGTTAAGGACAAAGGAGAACAAAGGCAACCAATAGCTAATCCAAATCCAAGCAACGAAAGGTCAAGTCAAAGCGACCGAGTTCAAGAACAAGTTACAGCCATGGCTACGACTAACCAAGTCGCAAGTCAAGAAAATAACACACAGACAGCTGCAATCATTCCTGTGTGGCTTTCATCTTCCACAAAACACAAAGAAGTTCTTGTGTATGCTTTACTGGATTCGCAAAGCGATACAACCTTTGTTCTCAGTGAAGTTGCAAAGTTACTAGAGACAAACCAAGAACCTGTTAAACTAGAACTGTCTACTATGTCTTCCCAGACTACAGTTGTTCAGTCCGACAGACTTCAAAATCTTCAAGTTCGTGGCCTTTACTCAAGCAAAATAATCACTTTACCTCCTACATACACACGAGAATTCATTCCAGCCAACAAAGCTCACATTCCAACTAATGAAACAGCTAAAGCTTGGCCACATCTGGAACACCTTCAATCAGAAATCGCACCTTTGCAAGATTGCGAGGTAGGATTGTTGATCGGATATAACTGCTCACAAGCTCTTCTGCCGAGAGAGATTGTGTCAGGCAAGGAAGGCGAGCCATACGCTCAGCGCACCGATCTTGGTTGGAGTATAGTTGGACAAACCAATCACTGCTTGAACTATGGAGATGCAATTGGAATTAGTCATCGCATTATTGTCAAGAAAGTCATCCCAGAGCTTAAGCCTTCTCTAAAGCTTCAGAACAAAGTCCACTATGTCAATAGGACAACAGTAAAGGACATCACCCCTTCGGACATTATCAAAGCACTTGAAGGAGACTTCTCTGAAAGAGCCATTGAGGGCAACCCTGTATCACAAGAAGATTTAAAGTTTCTCACAAAACTCAAAGAAAACATCACACAGAATGAGAGCGGCCACTATGAGATGCCACTACCATTTCGTGACAAAAGACCCACATTACCAGACAATAGAATATGTGCAATGCATCGCCTAAAGTGTCTTAAAAGAAGATTAAAGAAAGACAAATCATATTACAATGATTACACAAACTTCATGGATGACATCATCTCAAGAGGAGATGCTGAAAGAGTCCCTGACAAAGAGTTGAATAACACTCCTGCTTGGTATATCCCACATCATGGGGTCTATCACCCACACAAACCCGGAAGAATCAGAGTAGTATTTGATGCCTCGGCCAAGTACCAGGATACTTCTCTCAATGACCACCTCTTAACCGGTCCTGACCTGACAAACACATTGGTTGGTGTTCTTTGTCGTTTCCGCAGAAGTTCTGTCGCATTCATGTGTGATATAGAGCGGATGTTTCACCAGTTCCATGTCACAAAAGAAGATCAGGATTACTTAAGGTTTCTTTGGTGGGAGAAGGGAGATTTGGAAGCATCACCATCAGTTTACCGTATGAAGGTCCATCTTTTTGGAGCAGCGTCTTCTCCAGGCTGTGCCAACTTTGGCCTGAAACACCTTGCTGCCCAAGGACAAGGTCAATTCAAAGAAAACACCATACACTTTATACAGAGAAACTTTTATGTTGATGACGGTTTGGCAAGCGTTCCTACTGAAAGGGAAGCCATTCAGCTCATCAAAGACTCAAGAGAGCTCTGTTCCAAAGGAAAGTTAAGACTCCACAAATTTGTGTGTAACAGTGAGAGAGTTATGTCCACTATTCCAGAAGAAGAGTGTGCCACAGTGAAAGACCTTGACCTGTCTTTAAGTTTACCACGCATTGAAAGAGCTCTTGGAGTTGAATGGTGCGTCACTTCAGACACATTCAAATTCAGAGTTCAAGTCAAGTTGAACCCCCTTACAAGAAGAGGTGTACTTTCTACTGTCGCCTCCATTTACGATCCCCTGGGGTTTATTGCACCGTTCGTCCTCTTGGGAAAGCAGATTCTTCAGCAAATGTGCAAGGATAAGGTTGGGTGGGACCACGAGCTTCCAGAGCACTTAAAACCCCAGTGGGAATCCTGGATTAAAGACCTTCCAAGTTTAGCTAACATGCAGATTCAAAGATGTTTCATTCCTACAGATTTCGGTCAGGTTAAAAGCTACGAGCTTCATCACTTCGCAGACGCCAGTGTCAATGGATATGGTGCTTGTACTTACCTGCGAGCCATTAACCAATCAGATCAAGTCCATTGTTGCTTGGTAATGGCCAAGTCAAGAGTCACACCTACTAGTGTCACAACTATCCCTCGACTCGAACTCTCAGCAGCAGTTGTTGCAGTTAGAGTCAGTGATCTACTCAGGACAGAACTTGAAATCCCATACATTGCTGAGTTTTTCTGGACAGACTCCACCGTTGTTCTCGGCTACATAAATAATGATGCCAAAAGGTTTCAAGTCTTCGTAGCGAATCGGATACAAAGGATCAAGTCAAGCACAAAGCCAGAACAATGGGCTTATGTCGCATCAGAGCAGAACCCTGCAGACTACGTTTCTCGAGGCTTAACCGCAGAACAACTGAAGTCCTCTGAATGGTTTGAGGGGCCAGCATTTCTCTGGGAGAAGAACATTCCTGATAGAGATGTTAAGGTGGGAGAGATCAGGGAAAATGATCCAGAACTTCGCAAAGCCTCTGTGTATACCATCAATGCAAAGGAAGAGCAAACTATTTTCAGCAGATTTGAGAAGTTTTCAGAATGGTCCAGATTGATAAGAGCATTTGCAATCTTGAGAAGAAAGGTCAAGGAACACAAGCATGATATACAAATCATCAAAGAAAGTACAACTTTGgaagtaagaaaacaaacagaactgTTTATCATCAAAATTGTTCAAGAGAAAGTTTTCGCAGAAGAGATAAAGAGTCTAAAATCAAAGAAAACGGTTTCCAAGACCACAAATAATAATCTGTACAAACTAAGTCCGTTTCTGGACGAAGAAGGAATCCTCAGAGTGGGTGGACGTTTGGGTCAAGCTGTACTACACCCGCATGTAAAACATCCTGCCATACTTCCCAAGGACAGTCATATTTCAACTTTGCTGATCAGACATTTTCACACGAAGGTTCAACATCAAGGTCGTGGAATGACTATGAATGAGTTGCGTGCAAATGGTTGGTGGATTCTTGGGAGCAGCCGTGCAGTTTCATCATACATCTTCAAATGTGTCAGATGTCGCAAATACAGAAGGAAAACGGAGCATCAAAGTATGGGAGATTTGCCAGTAGAACGAACTGAGTCTACCCCGCCTTTCACTTATGTTGGAATGGATTGCTTTGGACCAATATACGTCAAAGATGGACGAAAGGAGCTCAAGAGATATGGACTCATACTAACCTGTCTATGTTCACGAGCCATACATATTGAAGTAGTAGACGACCTGAGTACAGACGCATTTCTAAATGCTCTGCGAGCATTTATTCCAATAAGAGGAAATGTGCGTCAACTGAGATGTGATAGAGGAACCAATTTCATTGGGGCCCAGAGAGAACTCGCAGATCTCATGAAAGAAATGAATCAGGAGAAGGTAAAAGCGCTTGGATGTGAATTTCTCATGATTCCCCCTTCGGCAAGCCATATGGGTGGAATATGGGAAAGACAGATCAGGACCATCCGTAGTGTTCTTTCAGCCATCCTTGACCAGTCAGCAAAGAGACTCGACAGTACATCCTTGAGAACCTTGTTGTATGAGGTAATGGCGATTGTCAACAGTAGGCCACTTTCCATCGAGCATTTAAGTGATCCAACAGGTCCTGAGCCATTAACGCCCAATCACATTCTCACTATGAAGTCAACCATTGTTCAACCTCCTCCAGGAGAGTTTATGAAAGAAGATTTGTATCTTCAAAAAAGATGGAGAAGAGTACAATATTTAGCCAATGAGTTTTGGATTCGTTGGAGGAAAGAATATTTGCTCAACTTGCAACCAAGACAGAAGTGGAATGTACACAGAAGGAATCTGAAGATAAATGATGTAGTGCTTCTACAAGATGACATGGCACCACGTAATGAATGGAAGCTTGCCAAAGTCACTGATGTCTATCCAGGAACTGATAACAAAGTGAGAAAGGTTCGACTTTTGGTTAGTGAAAGGACATATGACAAGCACAGTAAACTTGTGACTAAGACAGTCTCATTAGAACGACCTATTCATAAGGTTATTGTTTTGCTAGAAGCAGACTaa